TGTTGATGCAAAAAAGCCTGCTCGTGGCAGAACAGCACCTGACGATTAGACACAGCAATCACATCATTGTGGAAAACGCCCTGGTCAATCACCGCAGGGTTTTGTTGGGCATAAACCAATAAATCGGGTTTAACCTGGTTAAGCCTTGCCACCGCCTGGCTTGCTTCGAGTGTCTGGCGCGCCGGATACCGAGCCGGAACCTGCCCGGCTTTGGCATCTTCTCTTCCATAAACAAACAGTTGGGTTGAGGGTTCACCATACGCCCCACCGAGACGGTTATGGTTTGCCGCCCCTTCGTCACCAAACATTGCCACTTGCGGCAATGCCGCATGAACAGAAAAATGCTGCTCGTTACGGAAGATAGCTCGCAACACATTTTCGGTCGTCGGTGCTTCGCTGGCACGGTGGAATTTATTGTTTAGATTCGCCACCGTGAAATGCACTTTGCCATCGATGCTGTCAGCCGACGGGCAGACTGTCGCTGCGTTCGCAACCCACATAGAAGAAGCGGAGCTCACCGCCGACAGCAATTGCGGCGCTTGTTTTGCTACCCGCTCAACAATTTGTGCGTCGGTGCCGCTAAAACCCAGTTGGCGCAGCAGCGGAATATTGGGTCTTTCTTGCGGCGCAATAACGCCTTGTGCAAAACCCGCATCCGCCAAGGCTTTCATCTTCAGCAAGCCTTGTTTAGCGGCAAGCTTAGGATTGGAGACGCGGAATTGATGTTTAGTGGAGGCTTCGTTGCCAAAAGACAGCCCCGCGTAATGGTGGGTTAACCCCACCAGCCCATCGAAATTGACTTCACGCGTTTTCATGTTTATTCCTCACGGCTGAAATCAAGCCCTGGGCTCAGGGTTGCAGGCAGCGGGAATGATGGGCTTTCCAGTGTCGCCATTGGCCACGCACAGTAATCTGCCGCATACCAGGCACTGGCGCGATGGTTGCCAGAGGCACCCACACCACCAAAAGGTGCCGCACTTGATGCACCGGTGAGAGGCTTATTCCAGTTAACAATCCCGGCGCGAGCCTCCAGCACGAGCTGGTCGAACTGTTCACGATGCGGCGAAATCAGCCCACTTGCCAGGCCGTAACGGGTGTCATTCGCCATCGCTATTGCCTGATCAAAATCGGCATAACGGTACACGGTCAGTAACGGGCCAAAAATTTCTTCATCCGGCACGTTTGCCACACCGGTGAGTTCCACAATGCCTGGCGTCAGTAATGATGAACCGGCTTTGATAAGTTTTGGCTCAAGCAAAGGTTTTCCACCACGCGCGATATGTTCCTGCCAGCCCGTCAACACGCGCTCTGCGGCTTGCACTGAAATCAGCCCACCGATAAACGGTTGCGGTGACGCATCCCACGCATCCGGGCGGATCCGCGCTGCCACTTCAACCAGACGATTTAAAAACGCATCGCCCTGAGCACCTTGTTTTACCAACAAGCGACGCGCACAGGTACAACGCTGCCCAGCGGTGACAAACGCTGACTGAATCACCAGATGCACAGCGCCATCGATATCTTCAGGTTTTTCAACGATCAGTGGATTGTTCCCGCCCATTTCGAGAGCGAGGATCTTCTCTGGATGTCCGGCAAACTGACGGTGGAGTTGATAGCCCGTATTGGCGCTCCCGGTAAACAGCAAACCATCAAGCCCAGGTTGCTGTGCCAGAGCCTGCCCAGTTTCGCGCCCACCCTGCACCAGATTCAGAACGCCCTCAGGCACGCCAGCCTGCTGCCAGAGTTTCATCACTTTTTCGCCAATCAGCGGTGTCAGCTCGCTGGGTTTGAACACCAACGTATTGCCCGCCAACAGGCCTGGTACAATGTGGCCGTTCGGCAAATGCCCGGGGAAGTTGTATGGGCCAAAAACCGCTAACACGCCGTGAGGACGGTGGCGTAATGTTGCCGCACCGTCTGGCATCTCAGTGTGCGTTTCGCCTGTGCGGGTGTGATAAGCCTTAATCGAGATGGCGATTTTGTTGATCATCGCCGTGATTTCAGTTGCCGCCTCCCAGCGCGGTTTGCCGGTTTCCTGGGAAATAGTGACGGTCAAAGCTTCTTTGTTGGCTTCAAGCAACGTTGCAAACTTTTCAACAATCGCCTGGCGCTGGGCGAAGGGACGTTTTGCCCATGCAGGAAATGCGGCACGAGCCGCATTACACGCTTGTTCAACCTGCTGCGCATCAGCTGCAACACCTTCCCAAAGCAAATCACCATTGACTGGATTGTGCTTTTGCAGCGCTTCGCCCTGACCGGAAATCCATTGTCCATTAATCCACTGAGTCATACTTTTTTCTCCTCGGGGCACAAACGCACCAAACGAACTTTATCGCCTGTACTGCATTTCAGGGCATCCGCAGTTTTAGCATCAATAATCAGCCGGTCACCTTTTGGATTCGCCTTAACCAGCATGGCACGGAATTCATTATATTTTTCATTGGCAACCAGACACATCGGCAACTCTTCGGTCGCCGGTTGCCCAATGACGACTTCAACCAGTCGGCTTTTACGAATCGCACGGACCCGGTCGATGTCGCATTCAAGCGTTGGCCCGCCGTCAAAAATATCCACGTAATTGCGATAGCGGAAACCTTCCGCTTCAAGAACCGCTCGCGCTGGTGCGGTTTGCGGATGGACTTTACCAATCACCGCACGCGCTTCTGCGGAGAGGAAATCGGTATAAATAGGATGCTTTGGCATTAACTCAGCGATAAACGCTTTCTGTCCGGTACCGCACAAATAATCTGCGCGGCTAAATTCCATCGAGAAGAAGCGGTTGCCGAGGCTTTCCCAAAACGGTGAATGGCCGTGCTCATCAATCACGCCGCGCATTTCAGCGACGACTTTGTCGTTAAAGTGATCGCGGAAAGCGGCCATAAACAGAAAGCGGGATTTGGATAACAGATAACCATTGCCCTCTTTGCGCCACTCAGCATCGAGGAATAGCGTGCAAAGCTCGCTGCTCCCAGTGTGGTCATGACTGAGAAAAAGCGTCGGTAACGCGTTGTAGATATTCAACTCTTTGGACGCGTGAACATGCGTGCCAACGTGGTAGTTGTACCAGGGATCGTTTAACCCGACCGCAACTTCAATGGCGCAAATACCCACCACGCGCTCGGTTGAGGTGTCTTCCAGGACAAAAACAAAGCCCTGGTCGCCTTTTGGCAGACCACCCTGCCAGGTATGAATTGAGCGTTCGATACGTGCCGACAGCGTTTTTTCATCCGCAGGCAGCGAGGTCAACCCGCCACCTGTTTTACCCGCCAACGCCAGCAGCCCGGATAAATCACCGCGCTCAACCGGACGGATAACCATCATGATTGCTCTCCCGCTAAAAAGCGAACGACCGCGCGCTCAAACCGATCCAAGCCGGTTTGTACTTCGGCTTCGCTGATAATAAGGGCTGGAGCAAAACGAACCACATTTGCGCCAGCGATGAGCATCATCAAGCCTTCCTGAGCGGCAGCCTGTAAGATAAGTTTAGCTTTTCCGCTGTACTCTGGTTGCAGTACGCAGCCAATTAACAACCCCAGTCCACGCACTTCACTAAACAATTGATGCTTCTGGTTAATTTTGTCCAATCGCTCAACAAACCAGTTGTGACGCTGTTTAACGCCATTGAGCACTTCTGGCGTATTAATCATCTCCATCACTCGCCCTGCAACCGCTCCCGCCAACGGGTTACCGCCGTAAGTCGTCCCGTGGGTGCCCACGACCATGACTTTGGAGAATTTGTCCGTTGTCAGCATTGCGCCAATCGGGAAGCCGCCGCCTAACGCCTTCGCAGTCGAAAGCACATCAGGCGTGATGCCGTAGTGCATATAGGCGTAGAGTTCGCCCGTGCGCCCAACGCCGGTTTGCACTTCATCGAAAATCAACACCGCATTGTGGCGGTCGCACAGCTCACGCAGCCCTTGCAGGAAGGTAGGATCAGCAGGAACAACGCCGCCTTCGCCCTGTATTGGTTCCACAATCACCGCACAGGTATTTTCATTAATCAGTTCACTGGCGGATTGCAGATCGTTATAAATGGCGTGGCTGATTTGCGGCGGTAGCGGCGCAAAATCCTGAGAATAAGCCGGTTGCCCACCCGCCGAAACGGTGAACAGCGTGCGTCCATGAAACGCATTTTTGAAGGCGACGATACCGCTTTTCTGCGGGCCAAAATTATCGTGCGCGTATTTACGTGCCAGTTTCAGTGCTGCTTCGTTGGCTTCCGCACCTGAGTTGCAGAAGAAAACTTTGTCGGCAAAAGTGGCATCAATCAGCTGTTTTGCCAGGCGCAGAATCGGTTCGTTAGTGTAACCGTTACCGGTATGCCAGAATTTTGCCGCCTGCTCTTCCAGCGCTTTGCGCAATTCAGGATTGGCATGACCCAGAGCGTTAACCGCAATCCCACCCGCAAAATCAATGTAATCTTTGCCTTGCTGATCCCAAAGCGTCGACCCTTCACCACGTACCGGAATAAAAGAAGCGGGGGCGTAAACGGGCATCATCCATTCGTCGAAATTCTGGCGGGTAATTGACTGCGACATAGCGACCTCTTCCGGTAAATAAATAGTTGTTTAAATGTTAAATAATTGAGTGTTTGCACTGTGAATGTAGATTGCACGCTTCGTGCCAGCCAGTGATAAAAATGCATATCGGAGGGGTGTGGCCGTTAAATCAATAAGTTACAAACTCACTCTATTCACATAAAATGAATAAGTAGTGCATAGTTTTATGGTGGCGTATGGATCGCCGCATGAAAACGAGAAATATTATGCAGTGGTGAAATTTAATACTGGATTTGTGATCGATGCTGGGATTTGCACAGTGTTTACGCACCATTTCGGCGCGAAGCGGTACATTTTGGTGCAGATATTGCTCTGTAACATTCATCGAAACTGTGGAATCAGCACATTGACGCTTTTTCTGCTACCATCCTGCAACATTGTTAAGTAACTACGGCAGCGACTTATGAAATTCGTCTCTTTTAATATCAACGGCCTGCGCGCCCGTCCGCATCAACTTGAAGCCATTGTTGAACAGCATCAACCTGATGTTATCGGTTTGCAGGAAACTAAAGTCCATGACGACATGTTCCCGCTCGAAGATGTCGCGAAGCTTGGCTACAACGTCTTTTATCATGGTCAAAAAGGTCATTACGGTGTGGCGTTGTTAACCAAAGAGACACCGATTTCTGTGCGCCGTGGTTTCCCCGGCGACGATGAAGAAGCACAGCGCCGACTCATCATGGCTGAAATTCCCTCGCCATTAGGCAACCTGACCGTGATTAACGGTTACTTCCCGCAAGGGGAAAGCCGCGACCATCCGACCAAATTCCCGGCGAAAGCGAAGTTTTACCAGGATCTGCAAAACTTCCTCGACAGCGACCTGAAGAAAGACAATCCGGTGCTGATTATGGGCGATGTGAATATCAGCCCAACGGACCTGGATATTGGCATTGGTGAAGAGAACCGCAAGCGCTGGTTGCGTACCGGTAAGTGTTCGTTCCTTCCGGAAGAACGCGAGTGGATGGAAAGGCTGAAAAGCTGGGGCCTGGTCGATACGTTCCGCCACGCTAATCCTGAAACCAACGACAAGTTCTCGTGGTTTGACTACCGCTCGAAAGGCTTTGATGACAACCGTGGCCTGCGTATCGACCTGCTGTTGGCAAGCCATCCATTGGCTGAACGTTGCGTCGCAACTGGCATTGATTACGATATTCGCAGCATGGAAAAACCGTCTGACCACGCGCCTGTCTGGGCTGAGTTTAAGCTTTAAGCTTTGGGTTAAGGGACATCTATGCCACGCCCACGCTTTAAAAATGGATGGGTATGATGAAAACCATTGATGTGGTTGCTGCAATCATTGAGCGCCACGGTAAAATTTTGCTGGCACGCCGCCCGGAAAGCGGCGATCAGGCGGGTTTGTGGGAATTTCCTGGCGGTAAGGTCGATGCCAATGAATCGCAACCTGCCGCCCTTGCGCGAGAACTGGAAGAAGAGTTGGCGATTCAAGCCGTGGTGGGTGATTACGTTGCCAGCCACCAGCGTGAAGTCTCAGGGCGTATCATTCATCTTCACGCGTGGAATGTGCGCGAATTTAGCGGGGAGTTAACAGCGCTTTGCCACAGTGAATTGATTTGGTGTTTACCTGCCGAGGCATTGAATTACCCTCTCGCCCCGGCAGATATCCCATTACTGAAAGCGTTTATGGCTTCACGCGACGCCAGACTAAAGGATTCGTGCTGAGGGTTTTCTCATCACGTTGGCATTGCAGTAAAACACCGCCATCGGCTTTCACCACTGCCCCTTCAGAATAATTTTGATCCTGATAGATACAGCATTGACTACACGGTGCCGCTCGTTGACCTTGCGAACTGAAGACTTCTGGCGGCACCGAAATGTCTACCTGGGGATCAAGACGCTGCGCCATCCCCGGCTGGCTCATCATCAGCACTACGGCGGCGGCGAGCAGGTTTTTTATTCGCATCATCACTACCCTCTTTTTTAGCCCATTGCTTGCGCTTTTTTTCCTGCTCAGGAGGCGCTTTCACCCCTTTGAACGCATGATGTACCGGTTTAGTGCGCGCCTGGTGAATCAAGTCATACAGCGTTTGAACCAGCGGCTGCATGAAGTCCTGATAACGACACTGCTTTTCACTGATTTGCGTCAGCGTCGATTCCCACTGCGCCGTCATATCTGGCCGTGCCGCCAGTTCAGGGAGCGAGTGAATCAATGCGCGTCCGGCATCCGTTGAGTGAATATAACGGCCCTTCTTCACCAGGAAGGTACGCTTAAACAGCAGCTCAATGATCCCAGCACGGGTCGCTTCAGTTCCCAGGCCATCCGTCGCACGCAGGATCTTTTTCAGATCTTTATCCTGCACAAAACGGGCAATCCCGGTCATGGCAGAAAGCAATGTCGCATCGGTGAAATGGCGCGGTGGCTGAGTTTGACGTTCATTCACTTCGCCTTTTTCACACAGCAACTCATCACCTTTAGCCACCACCGGCAACGGCGTGCCATCGTTCTCTTCATCGCGCTCTTTACTGCCCAGTAGCGTGCGCCAGCCGGCTTCCGCAAGGAATCTCGCCTTAGCGTTAAATTTGCCACCGGCAATATCGAGATCGATGGTGCATTTACGGAACACCGCATCGGCACAGAACTGCATTAAGTATTGTCGGGCGATCAGGTTGTAAACTTTAGCTTCATTTTCTGAAAGCGAGATCTTTGAGCTACGCGCGGTGGGAATAATCGCGTGGTGGGCATCGACTTTTTTATCATCCCAGCAGCGGTTACGCAGGTCGGTATTGACCGCAGGCTGTGGAAGCAAATCAGGCTGATGAACGCTAATCGCATTGAGTACCGCATGGCGGCCAGCAAAATGTTCGTCCGGCAAGTAGCGGCTATCCGAACGCGGGTACGTAATCAGCTTGTGTGTTTCGTACAGTTTCTGGCAGATATCCAGCACGTTCTGCGCACTTAAACCAAAGCGCTTTGCCGCTTCAATTTGCAGGCTGGAAAGAGAAAACGGGAGCGGAGCAACTTCTGATTCCCGTTTATCATTATAGGCCGTGACGATAGCGGGCTGGCCACCGATGCGGTTCACCACATGCTCCGCTAGCGGACGATGCAATAAACGCCCTTCTTCATCCTGATACGGTTCGCAGGATTCGCTCGGCTGCCAGGTGGCAACAAAGCGTTCATCCGCAGGCGTGACGATATGCGCTTTTACCTCAAAGAAATCTTTGGCGACGAAATTCTCGATTTCTTCATCACGACGCACTACCAGACCCAGCACTGGCGTTTGAACGCGCCCGACAGACAGCACCCCCTGATAACCCGCGTTACGCCCAAGAATGGTGTAAGCGCGCGTCATGTTGATGCCGTACAGCCAGTCGGCACGCGCACGCGCAAGTGCCGATACGCACAGTGGGATAAATTCACTGTTGGCGCGCAGACGCGTTATCGCTCGTTCAACGGCCTGCGGGTTGAGATCGTTTATCAGACAACGTTGCACCTGCTGGCGCTTTTCCGGCGCCAGTTGCAGGTAGTCCAACACTTCGTCCACCAGCAGTTGCCCTTCGCGATCCGGGTCACCTGCATGAACCACTTCGTCAGCTTGCACGAGCAATTTTTTGATGGCGTTGAGTTGTTTGGTGACCGATGGCCGCGGCTGCAACTGCCATTTTTCCGGCACAATTGGCAAATCAGCCAGATTCCAGCGCGCGTAGCGCCCGTCATAAGCATCCGGCTGAGCCTGTTCCAGCAAGTGACCGATGCACCAGGTCACCACTTGCCCGTTGCCGCACTCAATGAATCCATCACCCCGACGATGGGGTTTGGGTAGCACATCGGCAATAGCGCGAGCGAGGCTGGGTTTTTCGGCAATAAACAGACGCATCCGACTAACGAATCTCAATCATCGGGCGACCGCCACGAGCCGTTTTCAGCTCGCCAATGGCAGTCAGTTTGATGCCATTCTTTTCAGCGACCGCCGCAACCGCGGCTTCTGCGTCGGCTTCAACAGCCAACAGCAAGCCGCCTGACGTTTGCGGGTCGCAAAGCAAATCACGCTGCGCCTGGGTCATTTCGCCCATCAGGTAACCGTAGCTGGCGAAGTTGCGCGAAGTGCCGCCTGGCACACAACCCTGGGCGATATAGTCTTCAACATCAGGCAATTTAGGAACTTTATCGAACCATATTTCAGCCTGAACACCTGCGCCCTGGCACATTTCGCTCAGGTGTCCCAGCAGACCAAAACCGGTGACATCGGTCATGGCGGTGACGCCTTCGATATCAGCAAACTCAGCGCCCGGCTTGTTGAGCTGGCACATCACTTCTGCCGCGAGGCCGTAATGTTCTGGTTTGAGAAGCGATTTTTTCTCAGCGGTGGTCAACACGCCGATACCCAGTGGTTTGGTGAGGAACAGTTTGCAGCCCGCCGTCGCGGAACTGTTTTTCTTCACTCGGTCGGTGGGGACAATGCCCGTGACGGCAAGGCCAAAGATAGGTTCAGGGGCGTCGATAGAGTGACCACCCGCAAGGGAGATCCCCGCTTGCTGGCAAACAAAACGCCCGCCTTCGATGACTTTACGCGCGATTTCAGGTTTCAGTGTGTTGATTGGCCAGCCCAGAATAGCGATAGCCATAATCGGTTTGCCGCCCATCGCATAAATGTCGCTAATGGCGTTGGTGGCAGCGATGCGCCCAAAGTCGAAGGGATCGTCGACGATAGGCATAAAGAAGTCGGTGGTGCTGATGACACAAGTGCCGTTGCCCAGATCGTAAACCGCCGCATCATCACTGGTTTCGTTTCCTACCAGCAAGTTGGGATCGACAAATTTAGCCTGCTCAGATTGCAGAATAGTTTGTAAAACTTTCGGGGAAATTTTGCAGCCGCAACCAGCTCCGTGGCTGTACTGCGTCAAACGAACGGTTTGCTCACTCATGGACATCTCCTGTCATTGGCAATCGCTCTATGGTAGCGCTCAAATGACGAGGAGGTAAGACTACGTGTCTGAATTGCGCCGTTTCTGGTCACAATCCAGACACCTTTTGCGCGTTTGCTTAGAATTTACGCACAAACGGAGTGATGTCCGGCACACTGACCGTTGTAGAAGCTTTGAGTTGCGGTGTGCCCAGATACAAGAAGCCGACCACTTCATCTTGTTCACGGCAATGAAGCGCTTCACGTACCGCTTCGCTTTCTGTCCAGATACCCGTGCGCCAGATGCCATTGTAGCCCTGAGCGACCGCCGCCATCTGCATGGCCATTACCGCGCAACCGGCTGAAACCACCTGTTCCCAGACCGGGACTTTATGATTGTCATCGCAATGAGCGACAACCGCGATAATTTGAGGCGCGCGGAATGGCGCAGTACGCGCTTTTTCAATCCCCTTTTCGTCTAACCCTTCAGCAATGGCCGCTGTTTCCAGCACATGGCTGAAACGCTCACGACCTTCGTTTTCGATGACGATGAAGCGCCACGGCTGCAAAGTTCCATGATCAGGGGCACGCATACCCGCACGAATAATATTTTCTAGTGCTTCGCCTGCTGGAGCAGGTTCTGCCAGTCGTGACGCGCTGCGGCGGTTAAGAAGTAGTTCAAGTGCATCCATTTGATAACTCCTGTAATGATTTTAATCAGCGAAATTAACACAGCAGGTGATTTTGTTACAGCACAGGGCAGATTTCCTACTGACATTTGCCCTGGGGGTAATTAGGATAGCGATTACTTTAGTTTTCACGATATTTGATTTGGAACGGAGCATAAATGCGCACAATCGGGCGAGTTATTGCCGGTTTTTTTAAGTGGACCTGGCGTCTGCTTAACTTTATTCGAGAGTTTATTCTCAATCTATTTTTAGTGCTTCTGGTCCTGGTCGTTGTTGGGATCTGGATGCAGATTAACAGCGCCCCAGCAGAACCTGCGCGCGGTGCATTATTGCTTGATATCACCGGCGTGGTGGTCGATAAGCCTTCAGTCAGTAATAAACTGGGTGTTATTGGGCGTCAGTTGCTCGGTGCCAGTTCTGATCGCTTACAGGAAAACTCACTGTTTGATGTCGTCGATACTATTCGCCAGGCGAAAGATGACCGCAACATCACCGGTATTGTGCTGGATTTAAAAGAGTTTGCGGGTGC
The nucleotide sequence above comes from Buttiauxella selenatireducens. Encoded proteins:
- the astB gene encoding N-succinylarginine dihydrolase, with product MKTREVNFDGLVGLTHHYAGLSFGNEASTKHQFRVSNPKLAAKQGLLKMKALADAGFAQGVIAPQERPNIPLLRQLGFSGTDAQIVERVAKQAPQLLSAVSSASSMWVANAATVCPSADSIDGKVHFTVANLNNKFHRASEAPTTENVLRAIFRNEQHFSVHAALPQVAMFGDEGAANHNRLGGAYGEPSTQLFVYGREDAKAGQVPARYPARQTLEASQAVARLNQVKPDLLVYAQQNPAVIDQGVFHNDVIAVSNRQVLFCHEQAFLHQQALYQQLRERVPGFTAIEVPANKVSVADAVSTYLFNSQLLSREDGSMTLVLPEESRQHVGVWRYLNEVLAADNPISELKVFDLRESMANGGGPACLRLRVVLNETELQALNPAVMMNDNLFVTLNNWVDKWYRDQLTQADLADPQLLREGREALDELTRILDLGSVYPFQL
- the astD gene encoding succinylglutamate-semialdehyde dehydrogenase; the protein is MTQWINGQWISGQGEALQKHNPVNGDLLWEGVAADAQQVEQACNAARAAFPAWAKRPFAQRQAIVEKFATLLEANKEALTVTISQETGKPRWEAATEITAMINKIAISIKAYHTRTGETHTEMPDGAATLRHRPHGVLAVFGPYNFPGHLPNGHIVPGLLAGNTLVFKPSELTPLIGEKVMKLWQQAGVPEGVLNLVQGGRETGQALAQQPGLDGLLFTGSANTGYQLHRQFAGHPEKILALEMGGNNPLIVEKPEDIDGAVHLVIQSAFVTAGQRCTCARRLLVKQGAQGDAFLNRLVEVAARIRPDAWDASPQPFIGGLISVQAAERVLTGWQEHIARGGKPLLEPKLIKAGSSLLTPGIVELTGVANVPDEEIFGPLLTVYRYADFDQAIAMANDTRYGLASGLISPHREQFDQLVLEARAGIVNWNKPLTGASSAAPFGGVGASGNHRASAWYAADYCAWPMATLESPSFPLPATLSPGLDFSREE
- the astA gene encoding arginine N-succinyltransferase, with product MMVIRPVERGDLSGLLALAGKTGGGLTSLPADEKTLSARIERSIHTWQGGLPKGDQGFVFVLEDTSTERVVGICAIEVAVGLNDPWYNYHVGTHVHASKELNIYNALPTLFLSHDHTGSSELCTLFLDAEWRKEGNGYLLSKSRFLFMAAFRDHFNDKVVAEMRGVIDEHGHSPFWESLGNRFFSMEFSRADYLCGTGQKAFIAELMPKHPIYTDFLSAEARAVIGKVHPQTAPARAVLEAEGFRYRNYVDIFDGGPTLECDIDRVRAIRKSRLVEVVIGQPATEELPMCLVANEKYNEFRAMLVKANPKGDRLIIDAKTADALKCSTGDKVRLVRLCPEEKKV
- a CDS encoding aspartate aminotransferase family protein, which codes for MSQSITRQNFDEWMMPVYAPASFIPVRGEGSTLWDQQGKDYIDFAGGIAVNALGHANPELRKALEEQAAKFWHTGNGYTNEPILRLAKQLIDATFADKVFFCNSGAEANEAALKLARKYAHDNFGPQKSGIVAFKNAFHGRTLFTVSAGGQPAYSQDFAPLPPQISHAIYNDLQSASELINENTCAVIVEPIQGEGGVVPADPTFLQGLRELCDRHNAVLIFDEVQTGVGRTGELYAYMHYGITPDVLSTAKALGGGFPIGAMLTTDKFSKVMVVGTHGTTYGGNPLAGAVAGRVMEMINTPEVLNGVKQRHNWFVERLDKINQKHQLFSEVRGLGLLIGCVLQPEYSGKAKLILQAAAQEGLMMLIAGANVVRFAPALIISEAEVQTGLDRFERAVVRFLAGEQS
- the xthA gene encoding exodeoxyribonuclease III, which encodes MKFVSFNINGLRARPHQLEAIVEQHQPDVIGLQETKVHDDMFPLEDVAKLGYNVFYHGQKGHYGVALLTKETPISVRRGFPGDDEEAQRRLIMAEIPSPLGNLTVINGYFPQGESRDHPTKFPAKAKFYQDLQNFLDSDLKKDNPVLIMGDVNISPTDLDIGIGEENRKRWLRTGKCSFLPEEREWMERLKSWGLVDTFRHANPETNDKFSWFDYRSKGFDDNRGLRIDLLLASHPLAERCVATGIDYDIRSMEKPSDHAPVWAEFKL
- a CDS encoding pyrimidine (deoxy)nucleoside triphosphate diphosphatase; the protein is MKTIDVVAAIIERHGKILLARRPESGDQAGLWEFPGGKVDANESQPAALARELEEELAIQAVVGDYVASHQREVSGRIIHLHAWNVREFSGELTALCHSELIWCLPAEALNYPLAPADIPLLKAFMASRDARLKDSC
- a CDS encoding DUF1496 domain-containing protein, which gives rise to MMSQPGMAQRLDPQVDISVPPEVFSSQGQRAAPCSQCCIYQDQNYSEGAVVKADGGVLLQCQRDEKTLSTNPLVWRRVKP
- a CDS encoding DNA topoisomerase III; translated protein: MRLFIAEKPSLARAIADVLPKPHRRGDGFIECGNGQVVTWCIGHLLEQAQPDAYDGRYARWNLADLPIVPEKWQLQPRPSVTKQLNAIKKLLVQADEVVHAGDPDREGQLLVDEVLDYLQLAPEKRQQVQRCLINDLNPQAVERAITRLRANSEFIPLCVSALARARADWLYGINMTRAYTILGRNAGYQGVLSVGRVQTPVLGLVVRRDEEIENFVAKDFFEVKAHIVTPADERFVATWQPSESCEPYQDEEGRLLHRPLAEHVVNRIGGQPAIVTAYNDKRESEVAPLPFSLSSLQIEAAKRFGLSAQNVLDICQKLYETHKLITYPRSDSRYLPDEHFAGRHAVLNAISVHQPDLLPQPAVNTDLRNRCWDDKKVDAHHAIIPTARSSKISLSENEAKVYNLIARQYLMQFCADAVFRKCTIDLDIAGGKFNAKARFLAEAGWRTLLGSKERDEENDGTPLPVVAKGDELLCEKGEVNERQTQPPRHFTDATLLSAMTGIARFVQDKDLKKILRATDGLGTEATRAGIIELLFKRTFLVKKGRYIHSTDAGRALIHSLPELAARPDMTAQWESTLTQISEKQCRYQDFMQPLVQTLYDLIHQARTKPVHHAFKGVKAPPEQEKKRKQWAKKEGSDDANKKPARRRRSADDEPAGDGAAS
- the selD gene encoding selenide, water dikinase SelD yields the protein MSEQTVRLTQYSHGAGCGCKISPKVLQTILQSEQAKFVDPNLLVGNETSDDAAVYDLGNGTCVISTTDFFMPIVDDPFDFGRIAATNAISDIYAMGGKPIMAIAILGWPINTLKPEIARKVIEGGRFVCQQAGISLAGGHSIDAPEPIFGLAVTGIVPTDRVKKNSSATAGCKLFLTKPLGIGVLTTAEKKSLLKPEHYGLAAEVMCQLNKPGAEFADIEGVTAMTDVTGFGLLGHLSEMCQGAGVQAEIWFDKVPKLPDVEDYIAQGCVPGGTSRNFASYGYLMGEMTQAQRDLLCDPQTSGGLLLAVEADAEAAVAAVAEKNGIKLTAIGELKTARGGRPMIEIR
- a CDS encoding NAD(P)H nitroreductase, with the translated sequence MDALELLLNRRSASRLAEPAPAGEALENIIRAGMRAPDHGTLQPWRFIVIENEGRERFSHVLETAAIAEGLDEKGIEKARTAPFRAPQIIAVVAHCDDNHKVPVWEQVVSAGCAVMAMQMAAVAQGYNGIWRTGIWTESEAVREALHCREQDEVVGFLYLGTPQLKASTTVSVPDITPFVRKF